Below is a genomic region from Dryobates pubescens isolate bDryPub1 chromosome 1, bDryPub1.pri, whole genome shotgun sequence.
TCTGCTGCATGCAGGAACAATCAGCAGCTGTCACAGAACTGTTCCAAACAGTAGAGCGGATACCTGTTGCaatactctgtgattctgtgatattaaaTGGTTTCTCCCAAAAGTTACTCAGCAGTCCCCTATTCCTTATCCATTAAACATGTGAATatgaaacatagaatcagagaatcagagaatggtctgggttggaggggacctccaaaggtcatctagtccaaccccctcttcagtcagcagggacatcctcaactagatcaggttgcccagagccctgtccagcctcaccttgaatatctccagggatggggccccaatcacctccctgagtgacctgttccagtgttccaccacccttatggtgaagaacttgttcctaacatccaatctgaatctacatcCCATGACACATCAGCCAAGCTGGGGAAAATTTAGCCATCCCCTGTCTTGAAGACCAGTTCCACACAAAAAATATAGCAAGCCAAGACACTTACAATTAATTTCCCAGCTCCTGGAAATCTGCTTTTGAAGCTCTCATAAAGCATGTAACTGCTGTGTAGCATGATTTTCGTTTGTAATTAACAATCAGAGCATTTAAGCTAAAGCCTGCTATGtagaacattttctttcttgtgtaTTTTCCATGTGTGGGTTtggctttgggtttttcccttcttcttccatttGGCTTGTTGGTTTACTCGGATGGAAGGCAAACAAAATTTATTCCTAGGGCAGGATGTTTTAAGCTACACCAGCGTGGGGTTTACCACATCTCTACCACAGCTGCATATAAAAAGCATTAATTGATCTATTAGTCCACCATATAGTCAGACTTTCACATTAAGTCTGCACAACAGGTGTACAGTTTTGAGCTGTAAATCatttacaaaagcaaaaaaTGAACTATTTTTAACacgggggcagggggaggaaaaaaatccaacaaaccaaacagttACACCATCAAAATGGGAAACTTGTTCATCAAGCACTACCTGCACAGAGACATACAGATGAGACACAACATTTCAACCACACAGTTTATTGatagattttgtgtgtgtggtgtgtgtgagaCTAGAAAATAATTAGTGTTGTCAATGctgtaaatacattttaaattacAAGCTTGTCTTTACAATTATTTTTACAAATaaaacttttctttcctttttttttttcccccttcctgatCAGTTCCTCCAACTTCCTCACATTGCTGAgcagggggggaaacaaaagccAACAATAAATACTTCCTTCTGGAAAATGCTTTCACATAAAGCCAGTTTGAGAACGTTACACAGAGGAGTTACTACTGATACTGCTGAGTACATTCTGCTTTTTCTCATAGATAATGATCTGGCTGCTTGGGACTGGCTCATTCTCAACTAGCCTAGTTAGTACTAGTTTTCTCTAGCTTCTCTACTACAAACAGGCAGTGTTATGTTCAGGTATATTACGTgggctttaaaaagaaaacctaaGCATTTTTGATACCTGTGGTAAAATTCTGCTGATTTTCACCGCTGGTGGAAGTGGGAAGCAGTCAGCTGCATTCAGGAGGCTCCTTTAGTAAATGTTACTCCTCTCTTACTTCTGAGGCTTACTGCTGCTTTATGAAATTAGTCTGATTGCTATCGGTGGAACGCAGCCACTGTTTGTTAACTAAGTTAACAGCTGTTAGGGTTAAAACGTAATTTAGAACACCGTGAAATAAGGACCTGCATCCCAACACGGTTTCTCTACTTCTCTCtgaacaagttctgcacaaaTTGGACTGGACAGTCAGAGCAGTCAGGGTTGTGCACAGCTGTTTGGAATATTTTATAATTCGGTTGGAAGTGCGACCCAAGTTTGGGAAATGAGATCCCAAAGAAGCCCTTTGCACTTTGCAAGGGCAACTCACCCACGGGAAGGGTTCTGACCTCTGCAACCCCAGAGCACGTCAGCGtgacacccagcagcagcagtccctgcacTTCCGAAGGCTGCGGTCGGTCGCTCCTCACAATTCCTTTCAGCTCTGACTAAAGTCAGAGCAGCTcttcccagccagggcaggctcaggctggagaggataCCCAAAGTACGGTGGCGACACCAGGAATCCCGCCGGCTGGGGCAGCTGGACCGCGTGGGCTGCCTGGAAGCAGCCAGATGTGTAGGGAGGAGGCGGCGATGCCACgaggcagcctggctctgcgcgggggaaggagaacctgcGAACCGAGCCGCCggtggagctggagcttgtGGCGGTGCTGGACTGCCGCGACGGCGCCCTGAAGCTCGAGGAAGCCAGGATCATGGGGAGGGTCTCCGTCTGGTAGCTCCGCAGAGAAAACCGTATTGGCTGCGACGGCTGTTTAGGTCTCAAGCACGTGCAGCAATAAACCGCTACCAGCGAGCCCACGATAATGAAGGCAATAAATATTGATCCCACGATGAGGAACGGAACGTAGATTggttctgggagaagagagaatgaGAAAAGCCACGCACGTTAGCCTCCTGAAGCAACAGGTCTGCTGCACAGAATTAAAACTCCAGAGAGTTTATGAAGCCTCCTCACCCAATTTCAGTCCCACCAAACACCCCAAGCTGCTCGGGAAAGCGATCTTGCAAACCGTATCATCAGTACAAAATTACAAGTTCAAACCCTGTCTATCCCAGGcaaattttctttctgctgacaGGTTTAATAGTTACCAACTGCAAAAGCTGTCTACACCTTGTCCTGCTTGCTGCTTCCAGTTGGATTTTGCTCAGGAATCACACTCCTCTCCCTGTCCCGCACCCACGAAAACTGTTGGGGCTGTGGTAACAGCTTCAATCTGCAGGTGAGGCTCAAATGCCGCAGATGCTGTTAAGTCGCTTCCACTGATCAAGTGGAAAGTGCGTGCACAATGTCCGTCTTGggctggttttcttttgtttggaaaCCCGTCGGTCCCCTCAAGGGGCCCGCAGAGTGTCTGCAGAGCAGCGCGGTCCCGTCCTACCGCCGGGACAAACAAAGTTAAAGGGGCACAGCGAAGTCTGCTGTTGCAAACGCAAAATACAGCCGCGCCTCCCAGTTTGgctgcacccagctgctggggccCTTTTTCACCAGGAGGTTACAGCACCGGGCGCATCCCCGGGCCCCGGCTCTGCCTCCCTGCGCTGGGGCCGCTCCCCTGTGCGCACCTGGAGCCGCTCCCGCCTCCTGCCCACCAGCCGGGCTGAGCCGGGCCGAGCCAAGCCAGGGAGCACAACAAGCGGCGCAGCTCCGGGCGAGGGACATTCTGCGGCAGCCGGATCCCCGCCCGTCCCCGGACCCGCGGGCTGGGCACTCACGGGCGGTGACCCCCGGGTCCGGGGGCTGCCGGTCGTTGGTGCAGCCGCCCTGCTCCAGGCGGGCCTCGGCGGCGGCGCAGCAATAGCGCAGCGCGCAGGAGCCGCAGCAGATGGTGGCGGCCGCCGTGTCGAAGCCCTCGGGGCACTGGAAGCCCTCGTGGTAGCCGCCCTGCCCGTCCACCCAGCCGTGGCAGTATTCGCCGGTGCTTCCGCCGCCGCCGGGCtggcccccgccgccgccgcccagcagccccagcaggaggcagcgcagcagcagcagggctggccgccgccgccccgccatCGCCCCGCTGCCGCTACCGGGGCAGGCGAGGGGCGGCCCCGGGTGCAGTGCGGGGCCTCCTGCGCCGCggccgggggtggggggcagctcccactcCCCCCGTCCCGTCCCTGCTCACCCGCAGCCGCGCCCCCGCGGGGCCGCCCCCGCCGCGCCCCCGCTCACCTGCAGCCCGCGTTGCGCTGCCTCCGGAGCCGCAACCCCTTCGCCGGACCGCACGGCGTCGTCCCCGTGCCCCGCCGCGGCCCCTGCGGGTGGGCCCGTCCCGTCCTGTCCCGTCCTGTCCCGTCCCTGTCAGCGGGACACGGCCGAGCCTGGATGGAGCGGGCTCTGCGGCCGGGTCAGCGTTTGCTTTTTTGCGGGGCTTCTTCCTGCCGGGGGCCCCGGGGGCTCAACCCTCGTGCGaaaccagcagagctgcagggcggGCAGCTTCCATCCCGCACACCAaacccagcctcttgccccacaGCAGAAGGGTCTGTTCCACCGGCAGGTTCTTACAGCAGCCCTGTCCTTCCAAGAGTTAAACACCGAGCGCAGCCAGTGATTTATTACCAAGCCTCTTTGCTTTTTAACCTGTTTCCTTTCCTCGATACTTTTTACGTGCAAAGACATAGCGTTATATCCCCCGAAGATTTATAGCCTCTTTTAGTCAAACACCAGGCCTGTCACCTTTGTTTTCCGAAGGGAGCGAGtgagtgtggggctggggaggagggacaCATCTGTTCATATGAGCGTCTGATCCTTTTTCTGCTGGAAGAATAATAGCAAGTTCACCAAGCATCAGGAAAACCACAAAAGGAACTGCTTATTCATTTATTCTagagaagggggagagagagaaagaaagaaagaaagaaagggggaaaaaaataataataaattttaAATGAACTGAGCAGATTTGGACTTTGGTTAAAgcaaagaaacatttctttaaatGATGTCTCCCTTGTGTGCTGTCCaagaggtgctcctgctctcacagtTAAAAGTCCTCATGAAACCAACCTTATATTAAAAGTTGGGCTGAGCAGAATtcttccccactcccccccttttttttttctcctttcattttctttttctttttttctcctttcattttcttttttccattttccttttccttttccttttccttttccttttccttttcttttcttttttcttttttttttctttttttcttttttctttttcttttttctttttcttttttatttttctttttgtttatctttttatttaccttttccgtttccttttactttttttctttaactgcaTCTGAAACTTCCTGCCGTCACTTACTGCCAGGGTATGAATATGTATATGGAAGCCTGACCACTTGTCAAAGATTTTGAATGCCTGTGTCGCTAATTTCCAGAGTTGGCAGGTTTAAGTGAAACAAAAGGAACAAAGTGCGCTGTGTACCAGCAGCAAAACTCTGCGCCCAGAACCATCTATCAAGACCTTAGACTTCTGGCCAACCCCGAATGCAGTCCACGAGCAAAATActtctgtttggttttcttttaactAACctattctattattattattattatttattttccccactTCTGacccccttttatttttgctgATTTGATTTCTGCAAGTCTGCCCAGTCACTGCCAGATTGGAAAAGCAAATAACAAAATGATGTAAATgcaatatatatgtatatatatgtatatatatatatatgtatatatatataaaattttaTGGCTCTTTAACAGGTGTAGGGATAGAAATAACAAAACTGCATGTGAAAGAAAATAGATTGCTGAACGTGAAGATGTGATATTCTGTCCTCTTCTGCGTTTTCATTTTAGAAATGATGATGTGAATTAAACTTGTACCAGCTGTCCTGCCTCTGAGCTTCTAGTTTTTATAGGCAAATGTTAAATATTAATATAGTTTTGCATTTACTTCGCTGTGGTTTGAGAGCAAACATAGCCTCTGTGGaatgttttaaaatgtatgGCTTTTTAAAGTCCTAATCCAGTTTCCAGGAAGGTCAAAAGGAATCTCTTTGTTGACCAGGATGAGgcttggagcaggagctgggggaaggtCTGCAGGGTACATTTAGCAGTCCTCAGGTGCAGAGGACAGAGACAACAGATCTGTCCTGTCGGGCTTACAGGAAAGCCACGTTTGGTAGGAACTGCTGAGTAAATGTGTCACAGTTCATATGTTGATTTTGCTAATTAATTCACCagcttccaaaaaaaaaaaaaaaaaattttaaaaaaaaagaaaggaaagcaaaaagagGCCTGAAGAAAAATCCTTCTGATCAAGTTGAGCTAGTGCAAGAACTGCAGAGACATTCTTCTGGGGGGGAGAAACTGGCGACGGCTCCCAATCCACAGGCATCAGCAAGAGTTTGACTTGGATTTAGTTCTCCTGTGTTGCATCTCCAGAGCTTGGATGGTTTAATAAAGTTTGTCTTTGTGTCCCCTTTTAGGCAGAGGCtactctctgctcccctcttgTGTAAGCAgatgggagctgtgcagggtcTCCATCCAACGGGCAGTTACCCTTCACGTTATTGGAATCCCAGATGGCCCCACCCTGCATGAAAAAAACATCCTCTAAAGGCTTAAGTATTTGCTTGGAAGTGGGTATGTGGCTGGTTTATTTTTGTGGGGGAGAAATGGCATTTCACTCACTCCAGTGGATTTATCCCACTAGTGCCAAACAAAAATCAGAGGCAGATTCTAGTACTGCCCTTGCAAACACACCCAGCCTTGAAAGTCCAAAGATACAGAAGTAGTTTTCCTATGAACTGCTGAGGCCTTAACCAGCTTactgttttttccctctgaagtaCTGATGCAGTTTACAGAACGTGATGTAACTCTTAGTGGAGATGATCTGGGTTGTTCTGACCCAGAGAGACTCCTCTTCTGTAAAGGCTGCATCCATGCAAccacaggatcagagaatcacagaaacattcaggttggaaaaaaccctcaggatcaccaagtctgaCCAAGAACCCTACTCCACAaggttcatccctaaaccatagccccaagcaccacatccaaaacacctttaaacacacccagggttgatgactcaaccacctccctgggcaattccaatgcctgaccactctggctgggaaaatatttttcctaatgtccagtctaaacttacccagttgtagcttgaggccattccctcttgttctgtcactaattacctgggagaagagactagcaccagcctctccacaacctcctttcaggttgagaggaatgaggtctcccctcagcctcctctcttccaggctaaactgccccagctccctcataagatttattctccaaatCCTTAAAGGATTTGAGATGCTAGCAGATTCATTTGCATCTCTCTGTGTCATTTGCTTTAAACTCACAAATAACTAAGAATTCAGGGGAAATGCCATGCATGCTGTTGGTAAGCATCTTTCATCTGAAGTTTGAGGACATCAGATGGCTCTGAGATTTTGTTGGGTAGTGTTCCTGCAAAGTACCTATGCTGACCTTGCCCATTCTTTATTCTTAGCTGAAGCCTTTCCAGCCTTTGGGGGATATGTCATCATTAGTTTTGAATGGAAACCACTGCTTTTAGAAGCTCACAGAGCTGTTGTTTCTAAAGCTTAGTATTCAAACTAATGAAGGTGAGATTAGTCACATCACAGGCCTGTAGTTTAAGACgtgagagactgagagccctggggctgtttagtctggagaagagaagatttagaggggatctgatcaatgtccatcaatatctgaggggtgggtgtcaagtggagggggccaagctcttttcaaagGTGCACACTAATAAGGCAAGAAACAatgggttcaagcttgaacatagaagatttcacctcaacatgaagagaaacttctttgcaatgagggtgacagagcactggaacaggctgcccagagaggctgtggagtctccttctctggagactttcaaaccccacctggatgcattcctgtgcagactcccctgggtgatcctgatttggcaggggagttggactcaatgatccccgaaggtcccttccaaccttaatgcaCTGTGATCTACCAGGCTTTTCTTATGGTCCCCACGGCAAACCTATGAGGAGAGCACATTATAGCTTCACTGCAGGATCAAACAGCCTTTCTTGACTGACCTCTGAAATCCTTGCATCCATGCAGGCAGCGATGGCCTCACTGCTGCCAGATGGATTGATTGCAGAAGCAGATCTTAAAATCTCCTTCCACAGATTCATGGTCCCTACTCCTAATTGCACTGCACTCAGTTTTCTAGGTTTGGGGTCTGGGGATTtgggggtgggttgttttttgttgggcttttttttctgttttcactaTGAAACTTCTGTGGTTCCTTTAGAGCATAAAACATTCAGTGACCACGAAGCTCTGGCACGAGAGGCAGTCATTACTATTTCAGGCAGGCACTAACAATGTTAATGAAGCCCTGAGACTTTGGCTTAGCTGCCAGAGTCTGGATCTTCCAAACACTCTTAACTGATGTCACACTTCTGCAATGATAGATAGGCTCAGTTTCTCTCTCGCTTGATGTTAATCATCAGGATTTGTCATTTCACCTTGGCTCTTCATTAAATATCATCTTGAATCTCAAAGCACATAAAGGTTAAAACGAGCTACCAGCTTCTGAAAACAGCCTGGTGCAAGCAGAGTTccctttaaaaaatgaaaataaattaccacCTAAATTGCAAACTCTTTAGCTGGGTGAGTAGCTTCATTAGGCACATAAGGACTGTGTTGAATAAACCCCTGTGTGCTGCTCTCCTTATTCTTGGCTGGTTGTTGAAAAAGCCCTTCCTGCAACCACCTTGCTGGGAGAGCGACCTGCCAAGCCACACACACTCCTGTCACCTGCCAAGCCACATGCATCCCTGTCACCTGCCAGGCCACACACATCTTCCAGCCTGGGACAGCTGGCAGGAGCACCAGGATGTGCCTCAGACTCAGCCCCATGCCCCAGTGAGGCTCCCGCCACGTCTCCActcctcctctggctgcagaacCCCATCCCATTGCCTACATCAGCAAATTAAGGCAGACCTGTAAAACCCACAAAGTGTGTTTTGGTTGGTCTAGGCAGGGAGaaatgtgctgctttgctgctccttTCTTTTGCCTTGATTCTTTTTCAGCATCCTTTCATCTCTGGGAGGGATTATACCAGACTGGATTGGGTTGGGAGCTGCAAACTCTGACAATCAGCATTTTATGTTTTAtttcacaccttgagtcctgtgtccagttctgggctcctcagtttaggaaagatgttgagttgctggaacgtgtccagagaagggcaacaaagctggggaggggtctggagcacagccctatgaggagaagctgagggagctggggttgcttagcagggagaagaggaggctcaggggagaccttcttgctctctacaactacctgaagggaggttgtagccaggtgggggttagtctcttctgccaggcaaccagcaccagaacaagaggacaaagtctcaagctgtgccagaggaggtttaggctggatgttaggaagaagttcttcatagaaagagagattggccattggaatgtgctgcccagggaggtggtggagtcaccatcactggaggtgtttagaaagagacttgatggggtgcttggtgccatggtttagttgattagatagtgttggatgatgggttgaacttgatgatctctgaggccttttccaacctggtctactctagtctagtctagtctagtccagtccagtccagtccagtccagtccagtctaAATATTTCTGGGATTTGGGCAACACTGCCTTCTTCTTCACCCCAGTGAGGAGTATCACTGTGTCTTCTGGTGTCACTCAGGAGTACTTGAAGGGTAGCTATGAAAGGCAGCACCTCTTATGTTTGCTCACAGCTAACCCATCGAACGAGCTGGTTACAGCTTTAGGAGGAGAATGTAGAAGTCAGGCTGTCTCAGTCTAATGACTGTCAAAGTAAGTGAGATTAGTGACTCTTTAAATGCCTCAGGGTTCAGTCAAGAAGTGGGATGTTGGGTTGCTGGTATCTTGatacatatatatgcatatgGCAGTAATGGTCTCTTATCTGAAATCTGTAGCACTGCCAGGTGGAGGAGTTTGCTTTAGGCTTCAGAAACCATTATTCTCCTTCTAAGGCATCAAGAGCAGAAGATATTCTGAAGCCAGCAATGCAGCTGTCCTTGCTGAGGGGAcctatttttttccagctgctctccatttATCCTTCGGGAGTTCACTTTTGTCTCACACTGGGGCTCCAAAGAGAACCACGTCATGAAAGATGAAGAGATTTGTTTATGCACAATAACTTACGTGTGTTGAATGTATCTCCTCCATACTACCACTGCCTCAGCATCCAGGTATACACAGAGCTCTTAGGAACAAGTACAGATGTCTAGAAGAGATA
It encodes:
- the SHISA3 gene encoding protein shisa-3 homolog; protein product: MAGRRRPALLLLRCLLLGLLGGGGGGQPGGGGSTGEYCHGWVDGQGGYHEGFQCPEGFDTAAATICCGSCALRYCCAAAEARLEQGGCTNDRQPPDPGVTAQPIYVPFLIVGSIFIAFIIVGSLVAVYCCTCLRPKQPSQPIRFSLRSYQTETLPMILASSSFRAPSRQSSTATSSSSTGGSVRRFSFPRAEPGCLVASPPPPYTSGCFQAAHAVQLPQPAGFLVSPPYFGYPLQPEPALAGKSCSDFSQS